DNA from Bacteroidia bacterium:
CAATACTCTGAAGAGAAAGATGAAACATTTTTACGCTCCTTTTTAGGAAGGATGCTCTTTTCAGGAGATGAGGCACTAAAAAATATTCAAGTGCTAAGTGGAGGGGAAAAAGTAAGATGTCACCTCTCACGAATGATGTTGGAACAACGCAACGTATTAATTTTTGATGAACCCACAAGCCACTTAGATCTAGAGGCTATTACAGCATTAAACAATGCTTTAATCGATTTTACAGGTGTTATATTGTTTAACAGCCATGACCACCAATTTGTCACCTCAATTGCAAATAGGATTATTGAATTTGCCCCTAATGGAAAAGTAATTGATAGAATGATGAGTTTAGAAGAGTATTTGAACAACGAGGATGTCAAAAAACTTAGATATGAGTATTATAAAGGTGAGAGTCGAATAATGATTTAAGGAGTTTACGTATGTTACTTGTTGTCGATATTGGTAATACAAACGTAGTTATGGCCCTTTACAATGAAAAAATGTGGGCTTCCAGTTGGCGCATTCATAGTGACCAGATGAAAACAAGTGATGAATACCTTGTAATCATTGAGCGAATGTTAACTCAAAAAGGGTTTAAACCAAAAGATATCTCCAAAGGAATTATTAGCTCAGTAGTTCCAAATCTCACCCGCTCATTTCAAAAAGTAGTTTATGAGCTTAGTGGAGTAAAACCAATCACTGTGACTCACGACAGTGGGGTGGGTATAAATAGAGATAGTATACCAAGTGAGTTGGGAAACGATTTGTTGGCTAACGCTGTTGCAGCTAGGGCAATTTACCCAGAAGAAAACGTTGTTGTATTGGATTTTGGAACAGCCCTTACTTTAACAGCAGTGAGTAACAAAGGAGATATCTTAGGAGTCTCAATTGTTCCAGGTTTGGTTACTGCAGTAAACTCACTCTTTTTAAATACAGCTCAAATACCTCAAGTACAATTAAGAGTTCCCGATAAAGTTTTAGGTAGAACCAGTGAACAATCGATTCAAAGTGGAATTATGTTTGGTTATGCTGGTTTAGTTAAAGAGCTAATTGATAAAACAGAAACAGAGATCTCTAGTAGTGTGAAGGTGATAGCAACAGGGGGCCTTTCTCACACTATGGCCCCCCTAATTGGCCGAATTGATCGCATTGAACCTTTACACACCTTAGAGGGGTTAAAGATCATAGCTGAAGCTAATTAAATTACAAATCTCCCTTGTTCCATTATTTTCACTTTATCACCGCTAAAAGTGGTTGCAACGATATCTAAATCGTCTGAACCAATCATAAAGTCGGTGTGAACTAATGAACGGTTACACCCTGCATCCATCAATTGTTGATCGCTACTTAATAAATGTGCATTTGATAAACAAGAGGGATATCCTGATCCAAGAGCAATGTGACAAGAGGCATTCTCATCGTACAAGATAGAACTAAAGACTTTGTTTGATTGACTTATTGCTGAATCTTGATCTACTAAAGCAACTTCACCTAAATAACGAGCTTGCTGATCTATTTCTAAAAATCTTTTAATTATCTCATCCCCAATTTCAGCTTTGGCATCAATTACTTTACCATCTTTAAAGGTGAGTTTAAGATTTTCAACATTGGAATCTAAAACAGAGACAGGGCGAGTGGTAGTTACATAACCATCAACTTTTAATCTGTGTGGGGTAGTGAATACCTCTTCAGTGGGGATGTTTGGCATAAAAGCTCTTCCATCTTTTAAGATAGCTCCCCCCCCTTCCCAAATGCTTGTCTCAATAAGACCAATTGTTAAATCTGTTTTACCGCTGGTGAAATGAAGGCTCTCAATCTTTAAATTATTTAAGATAGATCCCCTTTGTTTTAACATCTGATTGTGTTTTTCCCAACTTCCAATAACATCTTTTTGATCAAGTTTTAAAATTGGTTTTAAAACATCCCAAAGCTCTTTTACTGTTCCATCTTCACCTAATACATCTTTAGCCCATTTTTCACCAGGGGCACAAATGACACACCAAGAGCTCTCATTGCGCATTCTGTTAAGGGCATACTCTTTAGAGTTCTCTCTTAAAGCTGTGCTGTAAGAGGTTAGTTTGTCAGCATCAACACC
Protein-coding regions in this window:
- a CDS encoding type III pantothenate kinase translates to MLLVVDIGNTNVVMALYNEKMWASSWRIHSDQMKTSDEYLVIIERMLTQKGFKPKDISKGIISSVVPNLTRSFQKVVYELSGVKPITVTHDSGVGINRDSIPSELGNDLLANAVAARAIYPEENVVVLDFGTALTLTAVSNKGDILGVSIVPGLVTAVNSLFLNTAQIPQVQLRVPDKVLGRTSEQSIQSGIMFGYAGLVKELIDKTETEISSSVKVIATGGLSHTMAPLIGRIDRIEPLHTLEGLKIIAEAN
- a CDS encoding aminopeptidase, with the protein product MEKEYAKLVIKVGVALKEGQPLFIKTPYESYPFAQLLGEVAYEQGASLVKIELDDLKLLNIRIANQTAQQLKEIPSYQKNIDYEMMVKDWAYIRIDNTENRHFLEGVDADKLTSYSTALRENSKEYALNRMRNESSWCVICAPGEKWAKDVLGEDGTVKELWDVLKPILKLDQKDVIGSWEKHNQMLKQRGSILNNLKIESLHFTSGKTDLTIGLIETSIWEGGGAILKDGRAFMPNIPTEEVFTTPHRLKVDGYVTTTRPVSVLDSNVENLKLTFKDGKVIDAKAEIGDEIIKRFLEIDQQARYLGEVALVDQDSAISQSNKVFSSILYDENASCHIALGSGYPSCLSNAHLLSSDQQLMDAGCNRSLVHTDFMIGSDDLDIVATTFSGDKVKIMEQGRFVI